The following coding sequences are from one Salvia hispanica cultivar TCC Black 2014 chromosome 3, UniMelb_Shisp_WGS_1.0, whole genome shotgun sequence window:
- the LOC125214729 gene encoding actin-depolymerizing factor 3-like — MANSASGIAVHDECKLKFMELKTKRSHRFIVFKIEEKQVIVEKLGEPDKTYDDFTGHLPADECRYAIFDFDYFTEENVPKSRIFFIAWSPDTAKVRSKMIYASSKDRFKRELDGIQIELQATDPTEMGLDVFKSRAN; from the exons ATG GCCAATTCAGCATCTGGAATTGCTGTGCATGATGAGTGCAAGCTGAAGTTTATGGAGTTGAAAACTAAGCGATCGCACCGTTTCATAGTTTTCAAGATCGAAGAGAAGCAGGTCATCGTGGAGAAGCTTGGAGAACCAGACAAAACTTATGATGACTTTACTGGACACCTTCCTGCTGACGAGTGCAGATATGCAATTTTTGACTTTGACTATTTCACTGAAGAGAATGTCCCAAAGAGCAGGATATTCTTCATCGCCTG GTCCCCCGACACTGCTAAAGTTAGGAGCAAGATGATCTACGCAAGCTCAAAGGACAGGTTCAAGAGGGAGCTGGATGGGATCCAGATTGAGCTGCAAGCAACTGACCCAACTGAGATGGGTCTGGATGTCTTCAAAAGCCGCGCAAATTAA